From Palaemon carinicauda isolate YSFRI2023 chromosome 29, ASM3689809v2, whole genome shotgun sequence, one genomic window encodes:
- the LOC137622162 gene encoding zinc finger BED domain-containing protein 5-like, which yields MVKRVLGDASERKIQQIPLSNDTVKWRINEMSDDLFLTRMKKIVCLTHYLKTKITQYLRSLESEPNMYFPAFEEEEGKLVRTPFSGTLDITTIPSDVQDDFLDLKYNSAAKDLHEDKSLNVFWCSMHHSHPKVSEIVLRLLLPFSTTDLCESGFSTRLQIKNKNRNRLDVDPNMRYALSVTQPRIHQLTEKKHYQPSY from the exons ATGGTCAAGCGTGTTCTTGGAGATGCGAGTGAACGTAAAATTCAACAAATTCCCTTGTCAAATGACACAGTGAAGTGGAGAATTAATGAAATGTCAGATGAC CTGTTCTTGACGAGAATGAAGAAGATAGTATGCTTGACCCATTACTTAAAAACCAAAATCACTCAGTATCTGAGATCCTTGGAAAGTGAACCTAATATGTACTTCCCAGCATTTGAGGAGGAAGAAGGGAAGTTGGTAAGGACTCCATTCTCTGGCACTCTTGATATTACTACCATTCCCAGTGATGTTCAGGACGACTTCCTTGATCTCAAATATAACTCTGCTGCCAAAGATCTTCATGAAGATAAATCTCTAAATGTATTCTGGTGTTCGATGCATCATTCACATCCAAAAGTCAGTGAGATTGTACTTCGACTACTCTTGCCTTTTTCAACTACCGATTTATGTGAGTCTGGTTTCTCCACCCGTCTACAAATCAAGAATAAGAACCGGAATCGATTGGATGTGGACCCCAACATGAGATATGCATTGTCAGTAACGCAACCTCGGATTCATCAACTGACTGAGAAAAAACATTATCAGCCTTCCTACTGA